In Gulosibacter molinativorax, a single window of DNA contains:
- a CDS encoding MFS transporter, translated as MSVPAPEAPRRAPVILLIVLMIAMAAGPVFNFALSALSSTVLIEFNITESQYGLLLTLIFVSAGITSAFVGRVADRLDPRAQIVLIIGGVIVALLVSASLTSYWVLVVAALIAGPAQSFSNPLTNRIIGARVPLQQRSSWMGWKQSGVQMGMLISGLIFPVIAAAAGWRGAALAGAAVLVPALILSWIVISKLRLPKPDQTQPITASIQLPGKSKRMPAAVWLFAVASFLNAVGTQGVNGFASLFAVNAMGYSITIAGLMLGVIGVFGILSRIGWGRITGKLGKPAPLIMVMSLGGIAGLAFLIAAEYTQVDAFMWIGVILHAILPLAANVVINSGIVEAAPKGRIGVASGLVAAGMYLGFALGPAILGTIVETTGAFTMGWVAVAVTYLGCFIVAVILLRVQRQESR; from the coding sequence ATGTCAGTCCCCGCGCCCGAGGCGCCTCGTCGTGCACCCGTCATCCTGCTCATCGTCCTGATGATCGCGATGGCGGCGGGTCCGGTCTTCAACTTCGCGCTGAGCGCTCTGAGCTCGACCGTCCTTATCGAATTCAACATCACCGAGAGCCAATACGGCTTGCTCCTGACGCTCATTTTTGTGAGCGCCGGAATCACCTCGGCGTTCGTCGGGAGGGTCGCGGACCGGCTCGACCCCCGCGCCCAAATCGTGCTCATTATCGGCGGCGTCATCGTCGCACTGTTGGTGAGCGCATCCTTGACCTCGTATTGGGTGTTGGTGGTCGCGGCGCTGATCGCTGGGCCCGCGCAGTCGTTTTCGAACCCGCTCACCAACCGAATCATCGGCGCGCGCGTGCCGCTGCAACAGCGCTCGTCCTGGATGGGCTGGAAACAGTCGGGTGTCCAGATGGGCATGTTGATCTCGGGTCTGATCTTCCCGGTCATCGCGGCAGCCGCGGGCTGGCGGGGCGCCGCACTCGCCGGAGCCGCGGTCCTCGTCCCGGCGCTGATCCTCTCGTGGATCGTTATTTCGAAACTCCGGCTCCCGAAACCGGACCAGACGCAGCCGATTACGGCGAGCATCCAGCTACCGGGGAAATCGAAGCGGATGCCCGCGGCGGTCTGGTTATTCGCGGTCGCTTCGTTCCTGAACGCGGTGGGGACGCAGGGCGTCAACGGCTTCGCGTCGCTGTTCGCGGTGAACGCGATGGGCTATTCGATCACCATTGCTGGGCTGATGCTAGGCGTGATTGGGGTGTTTGGCATTCTCAGCCGTATCGGTTGGGGACGCATCACGGGCAAGCTGGGGAAGCCTGCGCCGCTCATCATGGTGATGAGCCTGGGCGGCATCGCTGGGCTCGCGTTCCTCATCGCGGCCGAATACACCCAGGTCGACGCCTTCATGTGGATTGGTGTGATCCTGCACGCGATCCTGCCGCTCGCGGCAAACGTCGTCATCAACTCGGGCATCGTCGAGGCCGCGCCGAAGGGCAGGATCGGGGTGGCATCCGGTCTTGTCGCGGCGGGCATGTACCTCGGCTTCGCGCTTGGACCTGCCATTCTCGGCACGATCGTCGAAACCACCGGCGCGTTCACCATGGGCTGGGTCGCCGTCGCGGTGACCTATCTGGGGTGCTTCATCGTCGCCGTAATTCTGCTGCGCGTGCAGCGACAGGAATCACGGTAG
- a CDS encoding tyramine oxidase subunit B, producing the protein MTDKSTRIDFIYLNEPDMIAAGVKEMAACVDAMEETLRLVGEGDYRMGGPQGNSHGSMMSFPENPEFEGMPHDAPHRRFMAMPAYLGGSFQTAGCKWYGSNPENRESGLPRSILMFTLSDKDTGQPLAFMSANLLSAYRTGAIPGVGARHLARKDARTVGIVAPGVMNKTSLEAFMAVNPGLEHVKVQGRTRSRAEEFAAWAKEQFPQLTVEVVDTLEEAVRDSDIVTIAPTTPAGSENYLKLKREWVKPGAFISLPADIMIDEGLLHDARHVADNRGLYEAWHEEIPFPGHELIGLHGMYLMDRIQEGTVAAETLEDLPAIMADKTPGRQNDDEIILFSVGGMPVEDVAWGTVVYRNALERGIGTKLNLWETPELA; encoded by the coding sequence TTGACGGACAAGAGCACTCGCATCGATTTCATCTACCTCAATGAGCCGGACATGATTGCCGCCGGCGTGAAGGAAATGGCCGCGTGCGTCGACGCCATGGAGGAGACACTTCGCCTTGTCGGCGAGGGCGATTACCGCATGGGCGGACCCCAGGGCAACTCGCATGGCTCGATGATGTCGTTCCCCGAGAACCCCGAGTTCGAGGGCATGCCGCACGACGCCCCGCACCGCCGCTTCATGGCAATGCCCGCCTACCTCGGCGGCTCCTTCCAGACCGCCGGTTGCAAGTGGTACGGCTCGAACCCCGAGAACCGCGAGTCGGGGCTCCCCCGCTCGATCCTGATGTTCACGCTCAGTGACAAAGACACCGGGCAGCCCCTCGCGTTCATGTCGGCAAACCTGCTCAGCGCCTACCGCACCGGCGCGATCCCCGGCGTCGGCGCACGCCACCTTGCACGAAAGGATGCGCGCACCGTCGGCATCGTCGCTCCCGGCGTCATGAATAAGACCTCACTCGAGGCCTTTATGGCCGTGAACCCGGGCCTCGAGCACGTCAAGGTGCAGGGCCGCACGCGATCGCGCGCCGAGGAGTTCGCGGCCTGGGCGAAGGAACAGTTCCCGCAGCTCACGGTCGAGGTCGTCGACACCCTCGAGGAGGCCGTCCGCGATTCCGACATCGTGACGATCGCGCCGACCACCCCCGCGGGATCCGAGAACTACCTCAAGCTCAAGCGTGAATGGGTGAAGCCGGGCGCGTTCATCAGCCTGCCCGCCGACATCATGATCGACGAGGGACTCCTCCACGACGCCCGCCACGTGGCTGACAACCGCGGGCTCTACGAGGCCTGGCACGAGGAAATCCCGTTCCCCGGCCACGAACTCATCGGACTGCACGGCATGTACCTGATGGACCGCATCCAGGAGGGCACCGTCGCGGCCGAGACCCTCGAGGACCTCCCCGCGATCATGGCGGACAAGACGCCCGGGCGCCAGAATGACGACGAGATCATCCTCTTCTCCGTCGGCGGGATGCCCGTCGAGGACGTCGCGTGGGGCACGGTCGTGTACCGCAACGCGCTCGAGCGCGGCATCGGTACCAAGCTGAACCTCTGGGAAACCCCCGAGCTGGCCTAG
- a CDS encoding MFS transporter, which produces MTTEAKPQMTAGQRRRVAAATIVGTTVEWYDFFIYANAAGLVFSQLFFEPVGGTLGQIITFLTVGISFLFRPLGAALVGHYGDKLGRKLMLVITLVLMGVATTLIGVLPTYDQVGIWAPIMLIVLRILQGVSAGGEWGGAVLMAVEYAPVNQRGRYGMYPQLGVPLGMLLATAVLALMSGVISPGEAFNEWGWRVPFLLSIVLVAVGFIVRQSVDESPVFQEIAASGKQTKMPMVELFKKHWKLVLLLALVFAGNNASGYMITGGFILNYSTDPAGLLAMDRTAVLNSVTIAAVVWLAFTFLSGYMADWIGRKNTYVIGWMWLILFVFPLFWFVNTGSILWLTVGMCLFAVGLGLTYGPQAAWYAETFPASVRTSGVSISYAIGAIIGGAFAPTIATALVGQFGTTLAVSMYLLIMVVLALSATLVLRDRRGIPLDIKFEETGNYELFDPDRRPTETRAIMLEYHGVEDAPATRHIK; this is translated from the coding sequence ATGACTACGGAAGCTAAACCACAAATGACCGCTGGCCAGCGACGTCGCGTGGCAGCAGCAACAATCGTCGGCACCACCGTTGAGTGGTACGACTTCTTCATTTACGCAAACGCGGCTGGTCTCGTGTTTAGCCAGCTGTTCTTCGAGCCGGTTGGCGGCACGCTCGGCCAGATCATCACGTTCCTCACGGTCGGTATTTCGTTCCTCTTCCGTCCGCTCGGTGCCGCGCTGGTGGGCCACTACGGCGACAAGCTCGGCCGCAAGCTCATGCTCGTAATCACCCTGGTGCTCATGGGTGTCGCGACGACGCTAATCGGTGTGCTGCCGACCTACGACCAGGTTGGTATCTGGGCACCGATCATGCTGATCGTCCTGCGCATCCTGCAGGGTGTCTCGGCCGGTGGCGAGTGGGGTGGCGCGGTCCTGATGGCCGTCGAGTACGCCCCCGTCAACCAGCGCGGCCGTTACGGCATGTACCCGCAGCTCGGTGTGCCCCTCGGCATGCTGCTCGCGACCGCCGTGCTCGCGCTTATGTCGGGTGTCATCTCTCCGGGAGAGGCCTTCAACGAGTGGGGCTGGCGTGTGCCGTTCCTCCTCTCGATCGTCCTCGTGGCAGTCGGCTTCATCGTTCGCCAGTCGGTCGATGAGTCGCCGGTCTTCCAGGAGATCGCCGCGAGCGGCAAGCAGACCAAGATGCCGATGGTCGAGCTCTTCAAGAAGCACTGGAAGCTCGTGCTCCTCCTCGCGCTCGTGTTCGCCGGTAACAACGCCTCGGGCTACATGATCACGGGTGGCTTCATCCTGAACTATTCCACAGACCCCGCGGGGCTGTTAGCGATGGATCGGACCGCGGTGCTCAACTCGGTCACCATTGCCGCGGTGGTTTGGCTCGCGTTCACGTTCCTCTCGGGCTACATGGCCGACTGGATCGGCCGAAAGAACACGTACGTCATTGGCTGGATGTGGCTCATCCTGTTTGTCTTCCCGCTGTTCTGGTTCGTGAACACCGGAAGCATCCTCTGGCTCACGGTCGGCATGTGCCTCTTCGCGGTCGGCCTCGGTCTCACCTACGGCCCGCAGGCGGCGTGGTACGCGGAGACCTTCCCGGCCTCTGTCCGTACCTCGGGTGTGTCGATCTCGTACGCGATCGGCGCGATCATCGGTGGCGCGTTCGCCCCGACCATCGCGACCGCACTCGTCGGCCAGTTCGGCACGACCCTCGCCGTGTCGATGTATCTGCTCATCATGGTCGTGCTCGCGCTGTCGGCAACGCTCGTGCTGCGCGACCGCCGCGGTATCCCGCTCGACATCAAGTTCGAAGAGACCGGCAACTACGAGCTATTCGACCCGGACCGTCGCCCCACCGAGACTCGCGCAATCATGCTCGAGTACCACGGCGTCGAGGACGCCCCGGCGACCCGCCACATCAAGTAG
- a CDS encoding AraC-like ligand-binding domain-containing protein: MTDQHDTSALASMPLEDEADRDVPVLSFSQFQVAVSNSFVPLKLTTTVPEGEFEARLQQANVHGVSFTDVRAMPHVVERTPELIEQAPRYFYKISLQLEGAGRLRQGDREVQLQPGDLAVYDTSQPYELSFDKRFRTMVIQLPHDRLHIPHDFAAQMTAVRMDGSEGLGRVVSPFLATIGTNLAELQGPAGAKLAQNAVDLLETLFATEFDLKRYAADPRRALLQRIRDNIDEHLSDPDLSPNTIAAAAFISVRHLHNLFQDQGQTVASYVRTRRLERCYLDLTDPENFDVPVAAIGARWGFKDAAHFSRAFKGAYGETPSAVRRHASGQ, translated from the coding sequence ATGACAGACCAGCACGACACCTCAGCCCTAGCCTCGATGCCACTCGAAGACGAAGCGGATCGAGACGTTCCCGTGCTGTCGTTTTCGCAGTTTCAGGTCGCCGTATCGAACTCGTTCGTGCCACTGAAGCTCACGACGACGGTGCCGGAGGGCGAATTCGAGGCACGACTGCAACAGGCCAACGTACACGGAGTATCGTTCACCGACGTGCGCGCGATGCCGCACGTCGTCGAGCGCACGCCCGAGCTCATCGAGCAGGCACCGCGCTACTTCTACAAGATCAGCCTGCAGCTTGAAGGTGCGGGGCGCCTGCGGCAGGGCGACCGCGAGGTCCAGTTGCAGCCCGGCGACCTCGCCGTGTACGACACCTCCCAGCCGTACGAGCTGTCATTCGACAAGCGCTTTCGCACGATGGTGATCCAGCTCCCCCACGATCGCCTGCACATCCCCCACGACTTCGCCGCGCAGATGACGGCCGTGCGAATGGACGGATCCGAGGGCCTCGGCCGGGTGGTGTCACCATTCCTCGCAACGATCGGCACGAATCTCGCCGAGCTGCAGGGCCCGGCCGGGGCGAAGCTCGCGCAAAACGCGGTCGACTTGCTCGAGACCCTCTTCGCGACGGAGTTCGACCTCAAGCGCTATGCCGCGGACCCGCGCCGGGCACTCTTGCAGCGCATCCGCGACAACATCGACGAGCACCTCTCCGACCCAGATCTCTCCCCCAACACGATCGCCGCGGCCGCGTTCATTTCTGTCCGACACCTGCACAACCTTTTCCAGGACCAGGGCCAGACCGTCGCATCCTATGTGCGCACGCGACGACTCGAGCGCTGCTACCTCGACCTCACCGACCCGGAGAATTTCGACGTGCCGGTCGCCGCGATCGGCGCGCGCTGGGGATTCAAGGATGCGGCCCACTTCAGCCGGGCCTTCAAGGGTGCCTACGGCGAAACACCGAGCGCCGTCCGCCGCCACGCGAGCGGTCAGTAG
- a CDS encoding APC family permease, which yields MSSTTKPTTQRIEHQPERRLGVLSIAFMIVAASAPLTAIAGGSPTSFAVTELTTVPAGYILLAAILALFAFGYAAMARFIDRPGAFYPYVAQGIGRTLGVGTAYAAVVAYNMMQIGIVAMFGFTVSSWLGGRFGIETPWWLWVIVAIVVVGILGVARIDFSAKIIAILVALEFAVVIVFDVIALVVAPEGYSMAPLNPVNLFVPGIGAVLAFGVAAFMGFESAAIYAREAKDPKRTVGRATFLAVIVVGLFYAFSAWAMTVGIGESQVVAQSQEFGPDLLFVFLSQHAGMVFTDIANLLFITSLFAALQAFHNTIARYLAELGNEGMIPHWFGRRSNSGAPYAGSLTQTVLAVLVTIGFVIADTGDPLFPVLTMFTWLTNTGAFGLILLMTLVAVAVIVFFARDNRGVGIFSRLIAPVISGIALGIVFILVLVNFPVLMDMPADSFMTYLLPILVILSGVIGIIVGEVVRKRNPEKYRGIGHAIETGEEAHI from the coding sequence ATGTCATCAACAACCAAACCGACGACTCAGCGGATTGAGCATCAGCCCGAGCGGCGCCTCGGGGTGCTCTCGATCGCGTTCATGATCGTCGCAGCCTCGGCACCACTGACGGCGATTGCCGGTGGGTCGCCGACGAGCTTCGCGGTCACCGAGCTCACGACCGTCCCGGCCGGCTACATCCTGCTCGCCGCGATCCTCGCGCTGTTCGCGTTCGGATACGCGGCGATGGCGCGATTCATTGACCGCCCGGGCGCCTTCTACCCCTACGTGGCCCAGGGCATCGGCCGCACGCTCGGTGTCGGTACCGCGTACGCCGCGGTCGTTGCCTACAACATGATGCAAATCGGCATTGTCGCGATGTTCGGGTTCACCGTCTCCAGCTGGCTCGGCGGCCGCTTCGGCATCGAAACGCCCTGGTGGCTCTGGGTCATCGTTGCGATCGTCGTGGTCGGTATCCTCGGCGTCGCCCGGATTGACTTCTCGGCGAAGATCATCGCGATCCTCGTGGCACTCGAGTTCGCCGTCGTGATCGTCTTTGACGTGATCGCGCTCGTCGTGGCACCCGAGGGCTACTCGATGGCGCCGCTGAACCCTGTCAACCTGTTCGTGCCGGGGATCGGTGCCGTGCTCGCGTTTGGCGTTGCCGCCTTCATGGGCTTTGAGTCGGCCGCGATCTACGCCCGCGAAGCAAAAGACCCGAAGCGCACTGTGGGTCGCGCGACCTTCCTCGCCGTGATCGTCGTTGGTCTGTTCTATGCGTTCAGCGCGTGGGCCATGACCGTCGGCATCGGTGAATCGCAGGTTGTCGCCCAGAGCCAGGAATTCGGCCCCGACCTCCTGTTCGTGTTCCTCTCGCAGCACGCGGGCATGGTCTTCACCGACATCGCGAACCTCCTGTTCATCACGAGCCTCTTCGCAGCACTGCAGGCCTTCCACAACACGATCGCCCGCTACCTCGCCGAGCTCGGCAACGAGGGCATGATTCCCCACTGGTTTGGCCGTCGCTCGAATTCGGGCGCGCCCTACGCCGGTTCGCTTACCCAGACCGTGCTCGCGGTACTCGTCACCATCGGCTTCGTGATCGCCGACACCGGTGACCCCCTCTTCCCCGTACTCACGATGTTCACGTGGCTTACGAACACCGGCGCGTTCGGGCTCATCCTCCTCATGACGCTCGTCGCCGTCGCGGTGATCGTGTTCTTCGCGAGGGACAATCGCGGGGTCGGCATCTTCAGCCGACTCATTGCCCCGGTGATCTCGGGTATCGCACTCGGGATCGTGTTCATCCTCGTGCTCGTCAACTTCCCGGTCCTCATGGACATGCCGGCCGATAGCTTCATGACATACCTGCTCCCGATCCTCGTGATCCTCAGCGGCGTCATCGGCATCATCGTCGGCGAGGTTGTACGCAAGCGGAACCCAGAGAAGTACCGCGGCATCGGCCACGCCATCGAAACGGGCGAGGAAGCGCACATCTAG
- a CDS encoding NAD-dependent succinate-semialdehyde dehydrogenase, whose translation MTFQNEADLIAKIPTQLYINGEWVDGENEPFAVLDPSTGKVLTHVANATPAQGTAALDAADAAKLSWARTPARERGELLRRAFDRVIELRDDFALLMTLEMGKPLAEAQGEVTYGAEFLRWFSEEASRVIGRYGATPEGNARMIVTKHPVGPCFLITPWNFPLAMATRKIGPALAAGNTVVVKPASLTPLTTMYLVKIFEEVGVPKGVINVITTRDTAGVSNVIMEDDRLRKVSFTGSTPVGINLMKQAADKVLRTSMELGGNAPFVVFEDADLDKAVEGVIAAKFRNIGQACTAANRIYVQKSIADEFSKRVSERVSGFKMGRGTEEGVIIGPLVEEKAVNKVAEMVEDAKSKGAEVVTGGNKGTGEGFFFEATVLNNVSLDSQVVTEEIFGPVLPIVQFEDEAEAIKLANASEYGLMSYVFTGDFARGQRMIDGIESGMMGLNVGVLSNAAAPFGGVKMSGVGKEGSFEGIEEYLYTKYTAVPDPYAGQ comes from the coding sequence ATGACCTTCCAGAATGAGGCCGACCTCATTGCCAAGATCCCCACGCAGCTGTACATCAACGGCGAATGGGTGGACGGCGAGAACGAGCCATTTGCGGTGCTTGACCCCTCGACGGGCAAGGTGCTGACGCACGTCGCCAACGCGACCCCGGCGCAGGGCACCGCCGCCCTTGATGCAGCCGATGCGGCAAAGCTCTCGTGGGCGCGTACGCCCGCTCGTGAACGCGGCGAGCTGCTGCGTCGCGCGTTCGACCGCGTGATCGAGCTTCGCGACGACTTCGCGCTGCTCATGACTCTCGAGATGGGTAAGCCGCTCGCCGAGGCACAGGGCGAGGTTACCTACGGTGCCGAGTTCCTCCGCTGGTTCTCGGAAGAGGCTTCGCGCGTCATCGGCCGCTACGGTGCGACCCCCGAGGGCAACGCCCGCATGATCGTCACGAAGCACCCGGTTGGCCCCTGCTTCCTGATCACGCCGTGGAACTTCCCGCTTGCAATGGCGACCCGAAAGATCGGTCCGGCCCTCGCCGCGGGTAACACCGTCGTCGTCAAGCCCGCGTCGCTCACCCCGCTCACCACCATGTACCTCGTGAAGATCTTCGAAGAGGTCGGTGTACCCAAGGGTGTCATCAACGTCATCACGACCCGCGACACCGCCGGTGTCTCGAACGTCATCATGGAAGACGACCGCCTCCGCAAGGTCTCGTTCACCGGCTCGACCCCGGTCGGCATCAACCTCATGAAGCAGGCGGCTGACAAGGTGCTCCGCACCTCGATGGAGCTCGGTGGCAACGCACCGTTCGTCGTGTTCGAGGATGCAGACCTCGACAAGGCCGTCGAAGGCGTGATCGCCGCGAAGTTCCGCAACATCGGCCAGGCCTGCACCGCGGCAAACCGCATCTACGTGCAGAAGTCGATCGCTGACGAGTTCAGCAAGCGCGTCTCCGAGCGAGTTTCGGGCTTCAAGATGGGTCGCGGTACCGAAGAGGGCGTCATCATCGGTCCACTCGTCGAAGAAAAGGCCGTCAACAAGGTCGCCGAGATGGTCGAGGATGCGAAGTCCAAGGGCGCCGAGGTCGTTACCGGTGGTAACAAGGGCACCGGCGAGGGCTTCTTCTTCGAGGCAACCGTCCTCAACAACGTCAGCCTTGACTCGCAGGTTGTCACCGAGGAGATCTTCGGACCGGTTCTCCCGATCGTGCAGTTCGAGGACGAGGCCGAAGCAATCAAGCTCGCCAACGCATCCGAGTACGGCCTCATGTCGTACGTCTTCACGGGCGACTTCGCTCGCGGCCAGCGCATGATCGACGGCATCGAGTCGGGCATGATGGGCCTCAACGTCGGCGTGCTCTCGAACGCCGCGGCACCGTTCGGTGGTGTGAAGATGTCGGGTGTCGGCAAGGAAGGCTCGTTCGAGGGCATCGAAGAGTACCTCTACACGAAGTACACCGCGGTTCCGGACCCCTACGCGGGCCAGTAA
- a CDS encoding GMC family oxidoreductase, with translation MSRHYIVVGAGSAGSVVTRRLLDAGHEVTLLEAGRKDENPAIHDMSRMGELWHSEDDWDYYTTPQEHASNRQLHWPRGKVQGGSHSLNAVIWVRGAQGDYNRWEKEGAEGWAWENVAPVFQKIERTTHGDDALRGRDGLLDVVADYEKNPIFESLHAAAVEAGVPDNPDYNGADSEGVGYEQLNIRDGKRLSTFRAYVYPELDNPNLHAHTGVWVTKLILEGNRAVGVEATVDGETKEFRGDEVILSAGALDTPRILILSGIGPKEHLDEVGIDVVLDAPGVGANLHDHILAPVIVHTTKKEIGGPKPGEPISQVHHFTTFREGNDVPDTQPIYFMVPMLSDGMEAPASSFTIHAGLVQPTSRGTLRLASADPTEAALFDPQILSTPEDMASMVASVKECREIAQQSAIVDEWGGQELYPGPEVQTDEEIEQYVRDNCVTYHHQVGTARMGVDQEAVVDPANLKVRGLEGVRVIDASVMPSVPSGNTNAPSVMIGERGAEFILSE, from the coding sequence ATGTCGCGTCACTACATCGTTGTTGGAGCAGGCTCTGCGGGATCGGTGGTCACTCGCCGGCTGCTCGACGCTGGTCACGAGGTCACCTTGCTGGAGGCAGGTCGCAAGGACGAGAACCCGGCGATTCACGACATGAGCCGGATGGGTGAGTTGTGGCACAGCGAGGATGACTGGGACTACTACACGACCCCGCAGGAGCACGCCTCGAACCGTCAGCTGCACTGGCCGCGCGGCAAGGTGCAGGGCGGCTCGCACTCGCTCAACGCGGTGATTTGGGTGCGCGGCGCGCAGGGCGACTACAACCGCTGGGAGAAGGAAGGTGCCGAGGGGTGGGCATGGGAGAACGTCGCACCCGTCTTCCAGAAGATCGAGCGCACGACCCACGGCGACGACGCACTGCGCGGCCGTGACGGCCTGCTCGACGTCGTGGCTGACTACGAAAAGAACCCGATCTTCGAATCGCTCCACGCCGCCGCTGTTGAGGCGGGCGTACCGGACAACCCCGACTACAACGGCGCGGACAGCGAAGGCGTCGGCTACGAGCAGCTCAACATTCGGGACGGCAAGCGGCTGTCGACCTTCCGCGCCTACGTCTACCCGGAGCTCGACAACCCGAACCTCCACGCGCACACGGGCGTCTGGGTAACCAAGCTCATCCTCGAGGGCAACCGCGCAGTGGGTGTCGAAGCGACCGTCGATGGCGAGACGAAGGAGTTCCGCGGCGACGAGGTCATCCTCTCGGCGGGGGCGCTCGACACCCCGCGCATCCTCATTCTCTCGGGCATCGGCCCGAAGGAGCACCTCGACGAGGTCGGCATCGACGTAGTGCTGGATGCGCCAGGCGTCGGCGCGAACCTGCACGACCACATCCTCGCACCGGTGATCGTCCACACGACAAAGAAGGAGATCGGGGGGCCGAAGCCCGGCGAACCGATCAGCCAGGTGCACCACTTCACGACATTCCGCGAGGGCAACGACGTGCCGGACACGCAGCCCATCTACTTCATGGTGCCGATGCTCAGTGACGGGATGGAGGCGCCGGCGAGCTCGTTCACGATTCACGCTGGCCTCGTGCAGCCGACCTCGCGCGGCACCCTCCGCCTCGCGAGCGCGGACCCGACCGAGGCCGCGCTGTTCGACCCGCAGATCCTCTCGACCCCCGAGGACATGGCGAGCATGGTTGCGTCGGTGAAGGAGTGCCGCGAGATCGCGCAGCAATCGGCCATTGTGGATGAATGGGGCGGCCAGGAGCTCTACCCGGGCCCCGAGGTGCAAACCGACGAGGAAATTGAGCAGTATGTGCGCGACAACTGCGTGACCTACCACCACCAGGTGGGCACGGCGCGGATGGGTGTTGACCAGGAAGCCGTCGTCGACCCGGCCAACCTCAAAGTCCGCGGTCTCGAGGGCGTGCGCGTGATCGACGCATCCGTAATGCCATCGGTGCCGTCGGGGAACACGAACGCCCCCTCGGTCATGATCGGCGAGCGCGGCGCGGAGTTCATCCTGAGCGAATAA
- a CDS encoding septum formation family protein has product MTSKLRIPASIAAFAAATLMLAGCSLFGGGGGEDPEADRERAEKVDPTTEESTTDNSEDLFTPEETEEAFQEPDDADVFNLTVGDCITDTDMAGTELQTVPTVPCSQPHTFEVFHDFEITTSTFPGPDSDELMNIVSDGCLGDAFTQFVGVEYNSSTLGVMYLSPTQGSWDQGDRLVSCMVYEGEGSGNVTTGTLEGSSK; this is encoded by the coding sequence ATGACTTCGAAACTGCGCATCCCCGCATCCATTGCAGCCTTCGCCGCGGCAACCCTCATGCTCGCCGGCTGCTCGCTCTTTGGCGGTGGCGGCGGAGAGGATCCCGAGGCCGACCGCGAGCGCGCCGAGAAGGTCGACCCGACGACCGAGGAAAGCACAACGGACAACAGCGAGGACCTCTTCACGCCCGAAGAAACCGAAGAGGCTTTCCAGGAGCCTGACGACGCGGATGTCTTCAACCTCACGGTCGGCGATTGCATCACCGACACCGACATGGCCGGTACCGAGCTACAGACCGTCCCGACGGTTCCCTGCTCGCAGCCGCACACCTTCGAGGTCTTCCACGACTTCGAAATCACGACCTCGACGTTCCCCGGCCCCGACTCGGATGAGCTGATGAACATCGTCTCGGACGGCTGCCTCGGCGACGCGTTCACCCAGTTCGTCGGTGTCGAGTACAACAGCTCAACGCTCGGCGTGATGTACCTCTCGCCGACGCAGGGCAGCTGGGACCAGGGCGACCGCCTCGTCAGCTGCATGGTTTACGAGGGCGAAGGCTCGGGCAACGTCACCACCGGCACCCTCGAGGGCTCCAGCAAATAA
- a CDS encoding LysR family transcriptional regulator, giving the protein MAQFTLRQLEYLSAVAEHGSIAAAALALHISESAVATALTQLEKAVDATLLLRRRAHGVALTIEGERAVRLARNLLASADDLVAELSPGALTGTVRLGCYPTLAPSEMPRLVRELELTHPGLRVEISTALSEGLQDGVRNGHLDLAIGYGNQLADDLSHEKLYDLPPYMAIHPEHRLANESSIQLRDLAAEPFIRYDRSPSWENTQAILDEAGVTVETRFKTDDFELARSFVGAGLGWSLFVVRSRTNTTRDGATVITKEIAPAPQSAEVVAYWNSSRPRTRVEPFLTALRELHPAEPD; this is encoded by the coding sequence GTGGCACAATTCACTCTTCGACAGCTCGAGTACCTCTCCGCAGTAGCCGAACACGGCAGCATCGCCGCTGCCGCCTTGGCCCTGCACATCTCCGAGTCCGCCGTCGCAACCGCCCTCACCCAGCTCGAGAAGGCCGTCGACGCGACGCTCCTGTTGCGCCGCCGCGCCCACGGCGTCGCGCTCACGATCGAGGGTGAGCGGGCCGTCCGACTCGCCCGCAACCTGCTCGCCTCAGCCGACGATCTCGTCGCGGAGCTCTCCCCCGGCGCACTCACCGGAACTGTGCGACTCGGGTGCTACCCGACCCTCGCGCCGTCCGAGATGCCGCGCCTGGTCCGCGAACTCGAGCTCACGCATCCCGGCCTGCGCGTCGAAATCAGCACCGCGCTCAGCGAGGGTCTCCAGGATGGGGTTCGCAACGGCCACCTTGACCTCGCGATCGGCTATGGGAACCAGCTCGCGGATGACCTGAGCCACGAGAAGCTCTACGATCTGCCCCCGTACATGGCGATCCATCCCGAGCATCGGCTCGCGAACGAGTCGAGCATCCAGCTGCGTGACCTCGCCGCCGAACCCTTCATTCGATATGACCGCTCCCCGAGCTGGGAAAACACGCAAGCGATTCTGGACGAGGCCGGAGTCACGGTCGAGACCCGGTTCAAGACCGACGACTTCGAACTCGCACGATCCTTCGTTGGCGCGGGTCTCGGTTGGAGCTTGTTCGTGGTCCGTTCGCGGACAAACACAACCCGCGACGGCGCAACGGTAATCACCAAGGAAATCGCGCCAGCCCCTCAATCGGCCGAGGTCGTCGCGTATTGGAACTCGAGCCGGCCCCGCACCCGCGTGGAGCCATTCCTCACGGCGCTGCGGGAGCTGCATCCGGCCGAACCGGACTGA